The Nerophis lumbriciformis linkage group LG03, RoL_Nlum_v2.1, whole genome shotgun sequence genome includes the window cttcatctggccaggatcttcagctctcactggatcggttcgcagctgagtgtgaagcgactgggatgagaatcagcacctccaagtccgagtccatggttctcgcccggaaaagggtggagtgccatctccgggttggggaggagatcttgccccaagtggaggagttcaagtacctcggagtcttgttcacgagtgagggaagagtggatcgtgagatcgacaggcggatcggtgcggcgtcttcagtaatgcggacgctgtatcgatccgttgtggtgaagaaggagctgagccggaaggcaaagctctcaatttaccggtcgatctacgttcccatcctcacctatggtcatgagctttgggttatgaccgaaaggacaagatcacgggtacaagcgaccgaaatgagtttcctccgccgggtggcggggctctcccttagagatagggtgagaagctctgtcatccggggggagctcaaagtaaagccgctgctcctccgcatcgagaggagccagatgaggtggttcgggcatctggtcaggatgccacccgagcgcctccctaaggaggtgtttagggcatgtccgaccggtaggaggccacgaggaagacccaggacacgttgggaagactatgtctcccggctggcctgggaacgcctcgggatcccccgggaggagctggacgaagtggctggggagagggaagtctgggcttccctgcttaggctgctgcccccgcgacccgacctcggataagcggaagaagatggatggatggatggatggatggatagactcgacttgacaaaatgtaaaaagacttgcaactcgacttagactttaacatcaatgacttgtgacttcacttggacttgagccttttgaattgacatgacttgacatgacttgctactttccccaaaacccaaagatgaaaaagttattcgggagcgctccgtatttttcattgtgtacttgtctatcagcgttgcgtgtgtcagctggtgtgctctcagtacaacagccaatcaaattagatctactttgttttcatcacacagcattcatccaatcaaattgcaggacaaccaacgaagaagacatgtccaaaccacacgccagtgaacaaaaaatgatgcctaaaataatttcgtttgggtataaaaatgacgaggtggtcaacataaaacagtttgcagtatgcaacacatgcggttcgaaaattactgatggagaggcaacaacttcgtctggcatttgaagttgcacaaagaagggtaagttttgaatgtaagacaacgtttattggctaagtaacgtgacttttatttgctgtgtagttaaatcagtgaggctgtaaactcactgctaacgttataacgttattgcaaacacgggaatctgttgcagttcactaccttattcatactttttgttcagtgatttttttaagcagggttacgttagtcaatatatcacacgtaacgttagacggcggtcagcagcaccgcgtattttagccacctaaaaaaaagacaaaaatagtaaaataaaggtcagttaaaatgtatactaaattatgaatatgtgtaccgttttagctagctttctgacatactgttggttgtttacctcagtggtccccaaccaccgggccgcggcccggtactggtccgtggatcgattggtatcgggccgcacaagaaatatatatatatatttttttttttaattaaatcaacataaaaaacacaagatacactcacaagtagtacaccaacccaaaacaactctctcccccttttgttctgggcattgaacatgaagactcttccttcactgttccgagtggccatgagagtcttggcagtgcctgcctccagtgctccagtggagcgagttttcagccatggtggcatcatactacgcccccatcgtgcacaaatgactgacagactcttggctaatttggtcttttgcaaatgcaatgcagcatagggccctgacatataaaaagtacaacttttttgttaagttcacgtatatgtcatgttttttcaatgttaacacttttgtacaaataagtacatttgcactttatttttcaatgtgtttgttctgtaaaggaatgagttaatgtttaaaatgactggttaatagtgctattataaagtgcaatgtcagcacaattttctttcctgcaatttaaaatgcacttgttttaataaataaatacagcgtttgaaaagcatacacaatctgtgttaatatattagtctgtggttaaaaggacttgaaaggactcgaaactcaaaatgcaggacttaggacttgacttgagactttccagtcttgactttggacttgactcggacttgagggcaaagacttgagacttacttgtgacttgcaaaacaatgacttggtcccacctctggtgtcaaaagcgctttgagtaccttgaaggtagaaaagcgctatacaagtacaacccatttatcatttatgaagCAAATAAGACTTTCTATTTTAACTTAAAACCACATGGATTATACTCTACTTACTTTCAGaagccattcttgttttatttgtgttgaaatcaaaaaatattttgatggcGCTCTTTTGTCTTCCCaagctgcaaacttcaatacTGCCGCCAGGTGGCAGCAGTTCAACGTCAATCAGGCTCGAGTTCGTCAAGCTTGACTGCCCAAACATCCGGCCAAGAAAGCGGAAGAGAGGAAGACGACACCCAAACAAAACGCCTGCTTGACGTagtttgatttaattttttttaaaaatcattaaaaatgttgaaagagtggGTGAATGAGCGATTAATGGTCGCAGCTGATGAAATAGTCGCGCTGTTTGAACGAACGATAGCGTCGTACGAGAGGGAACTTTCTCGAACAAGAGAGAAGGCGCGACTTGGTGATCCGCAAGACCGTCAAATTGTGCTAAACATtgaaggtatgtttgcatgtttACCATCTTAATCATTTTAGTATACTAAGCCGACTCGACTTCACAATACAGTATCTTATTTGATATCTCTGTTCGAATATAATTAAAGGTATGCTTACTTTCGTACGAAATCAAGATGGCGGCCATTGTTTGTAGCAGGTTGTGTTACACATGCATGGCACTACTTTTTGTAGGCTGTTGCAAGTTTATTACATGATAAATGTATATAACCATctacacatatgtttttattttgtttaaatcaATGTCGGAAGTTGTTGTTTGACATTGACAGTAGCTCTTCGTGAacgaaaacaaacacaaaaaaaaacccgaGGACGTCAGGACTCAAAAACTAGAGAAACTCGTCTTGTCGGCCCACCGTAGCCTCGGTTCACATTATTGCGCTGCAGCCGCAGAGGGAGCGCCCAATGCGGcgtgagaggaagcagaagcggggcAAGCGCGGAGGGATACGTGCTAGCCGGCTAGGCTAACGAGACGTTTATTATTCATTACATTATACAAAGTACATACATAACAATATAGTGTTTGGCGAAAATTAAAATCTTAATAATATCACataaatgtatatgtttttgtttatagttaatatgCATGTcaactttaattattatttatttacacacttgtcaaccttgagacctccgaattcgggagattggggggggggggggggttaagggggaggagtatatttatagctagaattcactgagattaaagtatttcttatatatatatatatatatatatatatagcatacttgccaaccttgagacctccgatttcgggaggcggggggcgtggtcggggtggggcgggggcgtggttaatatatatatatatatatgtatgtatatatatatataagaaatacttgactttcagtgaattctagctatatatatatatatatatatatatatatatatatatatatatatatataccgtattttccgcaccattagccgcacctaaaaaccacaaatttactcaaaagctgacagtgcggcttttaacccggtgcgctttatatatggataaatattaagattcattttcataaagtttcgttctcgcaacttcggtaaacagccgccatcttttttcccggtagagcaggaagcgcttcttcttctacgcaagcaaccgccaaggtaagcacccgcccccatagaacaggaagcgcttcttcttgtactgtaagcaaccacccgcccccggaagaagaagaaaaaacgcgcggatatcaccgtacgtttcatttcctgtttacatctgtaaagaccacaaaatggctcctactaagcgtcagggatccggttcatgaaaagacgcaatctctccatccgcacacggattactaccgtatttcacagcaactgatattcctgtgaaccgcactgtggatacaacgggagcacgtacggtgaatattcgcaccacagggaatgagaagtcatccttcactgtggttctagcttgccatgctaacttccacccatggtgatattcaaaaggaagaccttgccaaaagagacctttccagccggcgccatcataaaaagctaactcgaagggatggatggatgaagaaaagatgagcgagtggttaaggtaagtttaagtttacgcgaagaggccgggtggcttttttcacgcagctctgtccatgttgatatacgtatgtttgtgattgcacatttgcgtacattttgggagtgaacagagttgttagaacgctggtttttaatatattattaaagtttgactgacctatctgactgtttttttgacattcctttagcgcagttagatgcggcttacaacacggggcggcttattggtggacaaagttttgaaatatgccgttcattgaaggcgcggcttttaacccagggcgccttatgatgcggaaaatacggtatatatatatatatatataaataaaagaaatacttgaatttcagtgttcattcatttaccgtattttccgcaccataaggcgccctgggttaaaagccgcgccttcaatgaacggcatatttcaaaactttgtccacctataagccgcccggtgttgtaagccgcatctaactgcgctaaaggaatgtcaaaaaaacagtcagataggtcagtcaaactttaataatatattaaaaaccagctttaacaactctgttcactcccaaaatatacgcaaatgtgcaatcacaaacatacgtatatcaacatggacagagctgcgtgaaaaaagccacccggcctcttcgcgtaaacttaaacttaccttaaccactcgctcatcttttcttcatccatcccttcgagttagcttttatgatgacgccggctggaaaggtctcttttggcaaggtcttccttttgaatatcaccatgggattttctggccattagcatggcaagctagaaccacagtgaaggatgacttctcattccctgtggtgcgaatattcaccgtacgtgctcccgttgtatccacagtgcggttcacaggaatatcagttgctgtgaaatagtaccggtaatccgtgtgcagatggagagattgcgtcttttcatgaaccggatccctgacgcttagtaggagccattttgtggtctttacagatgtaaacacacaaaggaaatgaaacgtacggtgatatccgcgcgctttttcttcttctacgcgggcgggtggttgcttacagtagaagaagaagcgctttctgttctatgggggcgggtgcttaccttggcggttgcttgcgtagaagaagaagcgcttcctgttctaccgggaaaaaagatggcggctgtttaccgaagttgcgagatcgaaactttatgaaaatgaatcgtaatattaatccatatataaagcgcaccgggttaaaagccgcactgtcagcttttgagtaaatttgtggtttttaggtgcggctaatagtgcggaaaatacggtatatatatatatatatatatatatatatatatataaataaaagaaatacttgaatttcagtgttcattcatttacacatatacacacacacacataacactcatctactcattgttgagttaagggttgaattgtacatccttgttctattctctgtcactatttcagaacacacacattatgcaaatatacattttaaaatcaataagaaaacgggagctgtgcactggattcattcacaaatacaaactacaactcacaaacactttagagttaagctccaccatctatatatatatatatatatatggatatatatatggatttgttgaaaacatccgcaaatgagaatgtaatgttgcttgcaaggtggcccataatactgcgatGCCGCCGCCTTGtacttctctgaccgttcatgagggACTATATCCATTTGGCCACCATGTTATGGGTTAtaaataaacctatggataacggagacatatataatagtctccttttcaggtgagaggacgctgaaggtagtgcctttaaggcacgcccccaatattgtttgtccggctggaaattttggatattacgacttgccgtagttttgaagcaatacaTGATTGGactccggatgttgtgtgtcagtgtattaacgtgccggctggaataaacacacgctgagaaatacctccgtgcctgcctactttatgggttatagataaacctatggataacggagacatatataatagtctccttttcagatgAGAgacgacactaaaggcagtgcctttaaggcacgcccccaatatacaggtaaaagccagtaaattagaatattttgaaaaacttgatttatttcagtaattgcattcaaaaggtgtaacttgtacattatatttattcattgcacacagactgatgcattcaaatgtttatttcatttaattttgatgatttgaagtggcaacaaatgaaaatccaaaattccgtgtgtcacaaaattagaatattacttaaggctaatacaaaaaagggatttttagaaatgttggccaactgaaaagtatgaaaatgaaaaatatgagcatgtacaatactcaatacttggttggagctccttttgcctcaattactgcgttaatgcggcgtggcatggagtcgatgagtttctggcactgctcaggtgttatgagagcccaggttgctctgatagtggccttcaactcttctgcgtttttgggtctggcattctgcatcttccttttcacaataccccacagattttctatggggctaaggtcaggggagttggcgggccaatttagaacagaaataccatggtccgtaaaccaggcacgggtagattttgcgctgtgtgcaggcgccaagtcctgttggaacttgaaatctccatctccatagagcaggtcagcagcaggaagcatgaagtgctctaaaacttgctggtagacggctgcgttgaccctggatctcaggaaacagagtggactgacaccagcagatgacatggcaccccaaaccatcacccaaccatgcaaatttagcatttcctttggaaatcgaggtcccagagtctggaggaagacaggagaggcacaggatccacgttgcctgaagtctagtgtaaagtttccaccatcagtgatggtttgcggtgccatgtcatctgctggtgtcggtcgcaTGGAATGTCCAAATGGCCACAAGTGCAATGATTTAAATTTTACTTATAGgactttgtatttattttgacacAGTTAACACTTATTATTGCTTTGTCTGAAGCTACACTAAAAATAGACTCGCTGTAACATCCACGAGTGATGGAGAAGATAATATTTGACACGTCTGAGGTAAAGTGTGTGGTTTGTTTCCTGCAGACGTCCGGCAGCTGACTGATCGTCAAGAAAAATATCCCCCTCAACTGCAGGGGGGGATTTCTAGTTTCCATggagaggatccacagcccaccctgTTTAAAGAAGAAGAGGTGGAAGAGTGTCATCTACGCctggaggaggctgatctcaccaagtttccactgactgttgtctctgtgaagactgaagaccatgaagacaaaccacctgagtcctcacagctgcATTATAATTCAGGTGAGGAGAATAGAGGGGTGCAGCCTCCAAGTCGCCGCTCAACACGACACATGACAACAGATGctggtggaggatcacaagcagctccactatcagatggtGACAatacaacgtcacactctcctgagaATGAAGACTGGGACGACGCACAAGACCCTTTGAGCAGCCATACAGGCTGTGGAGGTGAGGTCACCTTGACTCTTTGTATTAACCATAAAAAGTATGTTGAAAGGGACCGATGATGATGACTTTTAGAGGTTAccatgttggatactcgtgttaaacaatgccaaagcggcAACTCATAAGGGTCATGCATTTGAGTGTGAGCTCgcatgcagttttggatgcctctgaaagCCTTTTTGAACAGCGGCCCATTTGTGACATCGCAGATTGGCGGGCGTACTTATGTGGGCATCCTCGTACATGTCGGCCAGCATTCTCCACCTCTACTGAGCCGAGACTGCTGCCGCCAATCTCCCGTGTCATCCCTTCTCATTTCATGCGCTCCCCGTCTCCTTTCAGGTTTTTAAAATGCCGTAATGTTCGGGCTGTAGAGCGCACCTGTTTTTAGGCCACCTAATTTGTGGACAAATTTAATTTTATGCATCGATTAAATATTTACACATTCAAATAATCGAagctcccctttaaaggggaacattatcacaatttcagaaaggttaaaaccattaaaaatcagttcccagtggcttattttatttttcgaagtttttttcaaaattgtatccatcacgcatacctgccaactactccggttttcccgtaattagtacggttttcatcaacctattctgggttacggttgcagtgataaaaaatacgttttttcattaattaaaaaaaatatttaaaaaaaagttttattcacgaaatcgcgtaacaacaatgacaatcgacactgcttcccgtaacttcctatcgagcaattccgaatgccatgcgcgaggctatttatagcaccggtgccaagcacgaggcaccagttgccattgtttccaaacgagcgaacgatcatggaatcagccggagaaaaattgcaaacgagtcttaaaccgaaaagaaaactgcagtcattccgtgaagaatattcaaaagcctatacgggaataattatccgttccaaaaagggtgaaaactacgcgaattgcaccttgtgcagacaagatttttcgatcggacacggaggaattagcgatgtaaaagaccacgttgggacaaaaaaacacaagtctaatgcctttgctagcgatacaagtggaaaactttcaacgttttccaCTTTTTCCAaccttttagccacaaaaaggtaatgacaccaatattatctattggaattgtttagtactgttatactgtcaaaagtgtttatactatttatgctttcaagtccaagttgaagaaatcttgttaaatgttgacagcataactaccaaaatacagaagtatgtccttaatatttttgcagtgctatttctgttgaaaagttaaaatgattacattagagatgtgatgtgccacttttcaagtgtctgatggctggaattaattttcataaatttttcatattttgaattcttttgaaaggcttacaaaaaaactacatttgaattgtaattccatgctattgacaggactattaattttaatgaagttagcttaccatgtttacagtatgataattgtgatagaaatgtgaattttaggcacagaatattttttacaattgaacaaggcagtagattatacaagcttggacagaaagttaataatgacaccaattttttttttttatggaattgtttagtactgttttaccatttgtttactgtaaaaagtgtttatactttcaattaacaaattgaagtcttgtgaaaggttgacaggataactggcattaactgtcaaaataatttcaaactattgaagttagcttacagaataaacatgtcaatcaacccatatgatttttgctgtaatatttttgttttgaaaagtcactgtgactgatagaaaagtgatggttttagcaacattttaacctgtctgaatgctaataatcattttgcgtcggggcctgaaccccccaccaggactttgtcctggacctaccggggcctgcggcccctggaccctggctactaggtttttctgatttcaaaagttggcaggtatgcatcacgcgatatccctaaaaaaagcttcaacgtgcctgattttaaccatcgttatatacacacccatccattttcctgtgacgtcacacagtgatgccaatacaaacaaacatggcgcatagaacagcaagctatagcgacattagctcggattcagactcggatttcagcggcttaagcgattcaacagattacacatgtattgaaacggatggatgtagtgtggaggcaggtagcgaaaacgaaattgaagaagaaactgaagctattgagccatatcggtttgaaccgtatgcaagcgaaaccgacgaaaacgacacgacagccagcaacacgggagaaagcgaggacgaattcggcgatcgccttctaaccaacgattggtatgtgtttgtttggcattaaaggaaactaacaactatgaactaggtttacagcatatgaaatacatttggcaacaacatgcactttgagagtgcagacagcacatttcaggcgcgctaagaacatatatttttccacgatttcagcattttaaatgtgctgtttttgtccAGTAAGATACATACTAGCCTACAGTTACAGCTGAAGTGACCGATTAAAaagattttaactattttttgtcatttttccatGTGCAATCAATCTTCACTGGAAAAAATGGCATCCCTTCATCACTGAAACTAACTATCTGTTTTTCTGGCTTCACTGGCACCATTATGAGCTAAATTCATAAGCTAAGTCAtcataagctaaattattggtaaacacagtttatttataataatttacgtaaaaccgcgagtaatgaataaagttttcatcaattaatatattctgtagacataccctcatccgctctcttttcctgatagctgatctgtccagttttggagttgatgtcagcaattttcat containing:
- the LOC133578098 gene encoding uncharacterized protein isoform X2, yielding MLKEWVNERLMVAADEIVALFERTIASYERELSRTREKARLGDPQDRQIVLNIEDVRQLTDRQEKYPPQLQGGISSFHGEDPQPTLFKEEEVEECHLRLEEADLTKFPLTVVSVKTEDHEDKPPESSQLHYNSGEENRGVQPPSRRSTRHMTTDAGGGSQAAPLSDGDNTTSHSPENEDWDDAQDPLSSHTGCGDLLSGHPLLGTLHQPVGQSTPYPNKQCNQEEMVYVLLKEDDDTAANDFLLTKPQSL